From a single Gimesia fumaroli genomic region:
- a CDS encoding GspE/PulE family protein — MAARRLGQIMVDLGYISEDQLWDILEEQKQSPGEVIGQVAIRMGLVTEEQVTQALAEQWGMPVVELDETNIPPKVLELVPETMASIYKIMPVSLKDDVLTVAMADPQNVAALDDLRNFLGYDVRGAVSNLKDVEEAIARHYSEHQDSIEDVIGAIEDELGEEKGKNVYDLSSSEEVADAAPIRKLLNMVMLLAIKDQASDIHLEPFEDEFKIRVRADGVLYEMVPPPRHLANAIVSRVKIMADLDIAERRLPQDGRIELNVGGNPVDLRVSVLPTLFGEAVVMRVLDRTVVQLDLNKIGMDPTTLSRFREMIHRPNGIVLVTGPTGSGKTTTLYSALNELNVIEEKIITTEDPIEYDIDGLIQVPVNPDIQVTFASVLRAILRHDPDQILIGEIRDFETAEIAVQSALTGHLVFSTLHTNDAPSAITRLRDMDIPKFLITATVEAIQAQRLVRTICKECRTEFEPSDELLLELQLPIEQARQYSFYYGKGCATCNNSGYKGRTGLYELMDVTDEIRDLITEDASVDDIRNMARSQGMTTLREAGLKLIFDGVTTIDEVVRETVMEDIE, encoded by the coding sequence ATGGCAGCAAGACGCCTTGGTCAAATCATGGTCGATCTGGGTTATATCTCGGAAGATCAGTTGTGGGACATTCTGGAAGAACAGAAACAGAGTCCCGGTGAAGTCATCGGTCAGGTTGCCATTCGCATGGGACTGGTCACCGAAGAACAGGTCACACAAGCCCTGGCCGAACAATGGGGCATGCCCGTTGTTGAACTGGATGAAACTAACATTCCGCCGAAAGTTCTGGAACTCGTACCTGAAACCATGGCATCGATTTACAAAATCATGCCAGTCTCTTTAAAAGATGACGTGCTGACCGTCGCGATGGCCGATCCGCAAAACGTGGCGGCACTGGATGACCTCAGAAACTTTCTGGGGTACGACGTCCGGGGCGCGGTTTCGAACCTGAAAGATGTTGAAGAAGCAATCGCACGGCACTACTCCGAGCATCAGGACAGCATCGAAGATGTGATCGGCGCCATAGAAGATGAACTGGGTGAAGAGAAAGGCAAGAATGTTTACGACCTCTCATCCTCAGAAGAAGTGGCCGATGCAGCCCCGATTCGAAAATTGCTGAATATGGTGATGTTGCTGGCCATTAAAGACCAGGCGAGCGACATCCACCTCGAACCCTTCGAAGATGAATTCAAAATCCGTGTGCGTGCCGACGGCGTGCTCTACGAAATGGTACCTCCTCCACGCCACCTGGCCAACGCCATCGTATCGCGTGTCAAAATTATGGCAGACCTGGACATCGCGGAACGACGCTTGCCTCAGGACGGTCGTATTGAATTGAACGTCGGCGGCAACCCGGTCGACTTGCGTGTGAGTGTGCTGCCAACCCTGTTTGGTGAAGCCGTCGTTATGCGGGTGCTGGACCGAACCGTGGTGCAGTTGGACCTCAACAAAATCGGCATGGACCCAACCACGCTCTCCCGTTTCCGGGAAATGATCCATCGCCCTAACGGCATCGTACTCGTGACCGGACCTACGGGAAGTGGTAAAACCACCACCCTCTATTCCGCGTTAAATGAGCTGAATGTCATTGAAGAGAAAATCATTACCACCGAAGATCCGATCGAATACGACATCGATGGTCTGATCCAGGTTCCCGTGAACCCCGACATTCAAGTGACCTTTGCTTCGGTTTTGCGAGCCATCTTACGACACGACCCAGACCAGATTCTGATCGGGGAAATTCGAGACTTCGAAACCGCCGAAATCGCCGTTCAAAGTGCGCTGACCGGCCACCTGGTATTCAGCACGCTCCATACCAACGACGCGCCTTCGGCAATCACACGTTTGCGCGATATGGATATCCCGAAGTTCTTGATTACCGCAACCGTGGAAGCAATCCAGGCACAACGTCTGGTGCGTACCATTTGCAAAGAATGTCGCACCGAATTTGAACCCAGTGATGAACTGCTGCTCGAACTGCAGCTGCCCATCGAACAGGCACGGCAATACAGTTTCTACTACGGAAAAGGCTGTGCAACCTGTAATAACTCAGGCTACAAAGGCCGGACCGGCCTGTATGAATTGATGGACGTGACCGATGAAATCCGTGACCTGATCACGGAAGATGCATCCGTTGATGATATTCGAAATATGGCCCGCAGCCAGGGAATGACCACTCTGCGCGAAGCCGGGCTGAAACTGATTTTTGACGGCGTCACAACCATCGACGAAGTGGTTCGCGAGACTGTGATGGAAGATATCGAGTAA
- a CDS encoding prepilin-type N-terminal cleavage/methylation domain-containing protein codes for MKRRSFQPQTTSQQNRHAFTLIELMIAIVIILILLGLLIPAIGAVRLRAQQSQVRAEISSLESALTSFKADFGMDPPSYIILHEAGTATWDQHSKALIRKMWPQFQFGLDRDINNDGDETDSFELSTGECLVFFLGGVWDSTGVAPNGFSKNPADPFSIASGGTNRQGPYFEFDTSRFTDIDGDEAAEYKDTFPSQQLPYLYISSYGGRGYRTTELPSIPALSVNVTNVYHQGTPGDPLGPAFKLKSYQIISPGADSQYGTGGNYSSDKNFPAGRTVEADNITNFTSGALK; via the coding sequence ATGAAACGTCGGTCGTTCCAACCCCAAACGACGTCACAACAAAACAGGCATGCGTTCACCTTAATCGAACTCATGATTGCAATTGTGATCATCCTGATTCTCTTAGGCCTCCTGATCCCCGCCATCGGCGCCGTCCGCCTCCGAGCACAACAATCCCAGGTACGAGCAGAAATTTCCAGCCTGGAATCAGCGCTCACCTCGTTCAAAGCAGACTTCGGCATGGATCCCCCCAGTTATATTATCTTGCATGAAGCAGGCACTGCCACCTGGGATCAGCACAGCAAAGCGTTGATTCGAAAAATGTGGCCGCAGTTTCAATTCGGTCTCGACCGAGACATCAATAATGACGGTGATGAAACCGATTCATTCGAGCTCAGCACCGGTGAGTGTCTGGTGTTTTTCCTGGGTGGCGTCTGGGATTCCACCGGCGTAGCTCCCAACGGGTTTTCAAAAAACCCCGCCGATCCATTTTCAATCGCTTCCGGTGGGACCAATCGTCAGGGACCGTACTTTGAATTTGACACATCACGTTTCACAGATATCGATGGAGACGAGGCTGCTGAATACAAGGACACATTCCCCAGTCAGCAGTTACCCTACTTGTATATCAGCAGTTACGGTGGACGTGGTTATCGTACGACTGAATTACCATCCATTCCTGCATTAAGCGTGAATGTTACGAATGTCTATCACCAGGGCACACCAGGCGATCCGCTTGGGCCTGCTTTTAAACTCAAGTCATACCAGATTATTTCACCAGGTGCCGACTCTCAGTATGGAACCGGGGGAAATTATTCCTCGGATAAGAACTTTCCTGCTGGCCGCACAGTAGAAGCAGATAACATCACTAATTTTACCAGTGGAGCACTTAAGTAA
- a CDS encoding type IV pilus twitching motility protein PilT, translated as MATVQIDKLLETVVKEKVSDLHITTGQPPVVRVGGHMVRLETKSLGPDDTVALMKSITPERNQQELQEVGGTDFGFAFGDKARFRVSVFKQRGHIGMVLRRIPNEFLTFEQLGLPTVIADLLERPRGLFLVTGPTGSGKTTSLASMINHMNDTMDHHIITMEDPIEYYHEHKKSTINQREIGVDVPTFPEALRRALRQDPDVILVGEMRDLETISAAITAAETGHIVFGTLHTTGAQGTVDRIIDVFPTSQQDQIRTQLSSSIIGILSQALMPKKPKGLVAAYEMLVVTPAIANLIREAKTYRINSSIQTGRKYGMQLLDDALFNLWRDGLCEEKDVVMRSNNPGELKAKIAMAKKGLLEDDEDEDDEDYED; from the coding sequence ATGGCAACAGTTCAGATTGACAAATTACTGGAGACGGTCGTTAAAGAAAAAGTGAGCGACTTACACATCACCACAGGGCAGCCGCCCGTTGTTCGAGTCGGTGGGCATATGGTCCGCCTCGAAACAAAGAGCCTGGGCCCCGATGACACCGTGGCGTTAATGAAAAGTATTACGCCGGAACGAAACCAGCAGGAATTGCAGGAAGTAGGGGGAACCGACTTCGGATTTGCCTTTGGCGATAAAGCACGCTTCCGTGTGTCCGTATTCAAACAACGCGGCCACATCGGCATGGTGTTACGGCGAATTCCAAACGAGTTTTTGACCTTTGAACAACTGGGACTGCCAACCGTCATTGCGGATTTGCTGGAACGCCCCCGAGGCTTGTTCCTGGTCACAGGCCCGACAGGTAGTGGAAAGACCACCAGTCTGGCCAGTATGATCAATCATATGAATGATACGATGGATCACCACATCATCACGATGGAAGATCCGATTGAATATTACCACGAGCATAAAAAATCGACGATTAACCAGCGCGAAATTGGCGTCGACGTTCCTACATTCCCGGAAGCACTGAGACGTGCCCTGCGACAGGATCCCGATGTGATTCTGGTGGGGGAAATGCGAGACCTGGAAACAATTTCTGCCGCCATTACCGCAGCGGAAACCGGGCACATCGTTTTTGGAACACTGCATACAACAGGGGCTCAGGGAACGGTAGACCGAATTATCGACGTGTTCCCCACCAGCCAGCAGGACCAGATTCGAACTCAGCTGTCGTCATCCATTATCGGCATTCTCAGCCAGGCATTGATGCCCAAAAAACCAAAAGGGCTGGTTGCCGCTTATGAAATGCTGGTCGTCACGCCGGCGATTGCGAACCTGATTCGTGAAGCCAAAACCTATCGTATTAACTCCAGTATTCAGACCGGGCGAAAGTATGGCATGCAATTGCTGGACGACGCCTTGTTTAACCTCTGGCGCGATGGTCTGTGTGAAGAAAAAGATGTTGTGATGCGTTCGAACAATCCGGGCGAATTGAAAGCCAAGATCGCGATGGCAAAGAAAGGATTGCTCGAAGATGATGAGGACGAGGATGATGAAGATTACGAAGACTAG
- a CDS encoding type IV pilus modification PilV family protein produces MRSLDRRIGKHGAHIATSNRRGVTLMEVLMSVMIMGLGVIPLATLFPLSVKRSAQATQLTNATILRYNAEAMLDAFPDRLLHDPDDNGNRNEHRYSSRKYVIDPIGYFLADNNTYQGRFGNDGQGGAFGVKRHAAGFTNEPTSMPPSTPRPDQPELATKFFSQQDSWQLQFEGTPTSNTLDSVTFDPGSPINELSTELLTEISQNAASGHPRGILSRLVIFDTDGKESQVRLLTGAIPPADLSSGIVQGFVDLPDNLRYVDSVGTGIVSKVRFEIQEQRYSFLLSVRHQPTRVAAVDVVVFFKRDFSPLSEVVHSVNNFVKYNPGDDGSPGVHDVDDNQDGTKDDPGELGWTGSDDEPNSEFVLNYNNKITGAPLNLSADNLRPALKRGGYIFDAKNARWYRIRKFVEDSSKTFATVTLDQPIAQDLRNSSGGTSNADGVIVRSDVVQVYALGNKLDPTP; encoded by the coding sequence ATGAGATCACTTGATCGAAGAATCGGTAAACACGGCGCCCATATCGCTACCAGCAACCGTCGCGGTGTCACCCTGATGGAAGTCCTGATGTCCGTGATGATTATGGGGCTGGGAGTCATTCCGCTGGCAACGCTCTTCCCGCTCTCCGTGAAACGGAGTGCGCAGGCCACCCAGCTGACGAACGCGACAATCTTACGCTATAACGCCGAAGCAATGCTCGATGCGTTCCCGGATCGTTTGCTGCATGATCCGGACGATAACGGGAATCGCAACGAACACCGATATTCTAGCCGAAAGTATGTCATTGATCCAATCGGATACTTTCTCGCAGACAATAACACCTACCAGGGACGGTTTGGTAATGATGGCCAGGGGGGCGCGTTTGGTGTTAAGCGACACGCTGCCGGTTTTACCAATGAACCAACTTCGATGCCGCCTTCGACACCTCGTCCGGACCAACCAGAATTAGCAACGAAATTCTTCTCACAGCAGGATAGCTGGCAACTCCAGTTCGAAGGAACGCCTACCAGCAATACTCTCGATTCGGTCACATTTGATCCAGGGAGTCCTATTAATGAACTCTCAACCGAGCTACTGACCGAAATCAGCCAGAATGCAGCTTCTGGTCACCCTCGTGGTATCTTGTCACGTCTCGTGATCTTCGACACTGACGGTAAAGAATCACAGGTGCGTCTACTGACAGGCGCCATTCCTCCGGCTGATCTTTCAAGTGGAATCGTGCAGGGCTTTGTGGACCTGCCTGATAACTTACGGTATGTCGATTCGGTGGGCACAGGCATTGTCTCGAAAGTCCGTTTCGAAATTCAGGAACAGCGTTATTCCTTTTTGCTCTCTGTGCGGCATCAGCCTACCCGGGTGGCCGCCGTTGATGTGGTTGTCTTTTTCAAACGGGATTTTTCCCCGCTTAGTGAAGTTGTACACAGCGTCAACAATTTTGTGAAATATAATCCCGGTGATGACGGTTCCCCTGGGGTTCATGACGTCGATGACAACCAGGATGGAACCAAAGATGATCCGGGCGAATTGGGTTGGACCGGTTCGGATGATGAACCGAATAGTGAATTCGTACTTAATTACAATAACAAAATCACAGGGGCGCCCCTCAATTTGTCTGCCGATAATCTCAGGCCTGCACTCAAGAGGGGAGGCTATATCTTTGATGCCAAGAACGCGCGCTGGTATCGCATACGAAAGTTCGTTGAGGATAGCAGCAAGACGTTTGCAACTGTCACACTGGATCAGCCCATCGCACAGGATCTTCGGAATTCAAGTGGAGGGACGTCGAATGCGGATGGCGTCATCGTCCGTTCCGATGTGGTTCAGGTTTACGCCTTAGGAAATAAACTGGACCCCACACCATAG
- a CDS encoding type II secretion system protein, with translation MRRLQTNQTSQTMRGGFTIVELLMVVGILLFLIATSTIVVRNIGNKAREKATMANITKVNGLLNQRIQSFQKFMQSKRSQKTIAPRLSRKRAELVSELGNKKFYSLTDPIVEILVKKDLFRENFPQILVDNREINSAMGPAAGLTGSDGGASISSEYLYFILTQYDGLGIAPVGEDAFTASEVRDTDDDGLNEFVDGWGRPLRFYRWPTRLFRPYGAGGGIRRDVASPFFSGLPPQPAGGLVEQDPLAIDADDPLRRLANADDRSSGLVGNLFNHTAAYYYDSDPLTVFPCEYGVMNTYWLPLIVSAGEDGILGLYEPYDTVNNGVQAQPVAVPVVEGVFDNITNHNQRAG, from the coding sequence ATGCGTCGTTTACAAACAAATCAAACTTCTCAAACCATGCGAGGCGGTTTCACAATCGTCGAGCTGTTGATGGTGGTTGGCATTCTGCTGTTTTTGATTGCAACCTCGACGATCGTGGTGCGTAATATCGGAAATAAAGCCCGCGAAAAAGCTACGATGGCAAATATTACCAAAGTGAATGGTCTGCTGAATCAGCGGATTCAGTCCTTTCAGAAATTCATGCAATCCAAGCGATCTCAGAAGACCATCGCCCCCCGGTTAAGTCGCAAACGCGCAGAATTGGTCTCAGAATTGGGTAATAAAAAGTTTTACTCCCTGACAGATCCAATCGTGGAAATCTTAGTTAAGAAGGACCTCTTTCGGGAAAACTTCCCGCAGATTCTGGTAGACAATCGTGAAATCAATTCTGCGATGGGTCCAGCCGCTGGCCTGACAGGCTCTGACGGCGGCGCCAGCATCAGCTCCGAGTATCTTTATTTTATACTGACACAATATGACGGACTCGGCATTGCCCCCGTTGGCGAAGACGCCTTTACCGCATCTGAAGTGAGAGACACTGATGACGACGGACTCAATGAATTCGTTGATGGCTGGGGAAGACCGCTCCGTTTTTATCGTTGGCCGACACGTCTGTTTCGACCTTACGGAGCAGGAGGTGGAATCCGTCGCGATGTGGCTAGTCCCTTTTTCAGTGGTCTTCCACCACAACCAGCTGGTGGTTTAGTTGAACAGGACCCTCTTGCGATTGACGCAGATGATCCATTGCGGCGGCTGGCGAACGCGGACGATCGCTCAAGCGGTCTGGTGGGCAACTTATTTAATCACACTGCTGCTTATTACTATGACTCTGACCCACTCACTGTCTTTCCCTGTGAATACGGGGTGATGAATACTTACTGGCTGCCCCTGATTGTTTCCGCTGGTGAAGATGGCATCCTGGGACTGTATGAACCCTACGACACAGTGAATAATGGCGTGCAGGCACAACCTGTCGCCGTCCCCGTTGTGGAAGGGGTATTTGACAATATCACAAATCACAATCAACGAGCCGGATGA
- a CDS encoding PulJ/GspJ family protein: MKHSTDNRKLTALRKRRPYLAKAQGGFTLVEMLVSVALVLLMMVMFTEIFQIATSSITVQRGLSENDQRARMLTTLIQSDLNKRTFQNVIPFSPAEKPTAFRLSDFTDRKGYLMISENDPDNDTDDLIQFTADANITSKLLDTTPYYGKASVLGGDILAHPNQPETDDAKIVADGTSISPYAEICYFMRGGNLYRRTLLIRKPLDLETTNSSQPQTAGGQEFFDPANSLYSAGTYTSGNFWDDFDFSVYRSGTPTAYANFHDVKSLDNTTLESQNFSLGRTRFRFGFNHATGLPREYVDDVDGYAQYIGRFTHQETSHPDFQYPQAPSNVSGSANPMNPSSSLTLNRNTNVVSQYASAAGSRRSEDLVLSNVVAFDIKLFDEGLGQFTDIGSSIAVDYASSATPAYQNNNPVNAFSTNIYDTWHIEYDLDNADGDGNHATGQDVPPFKPVDGSGNPRALKAIQITIRYIDVTSEQLRQMTIIHPLSNLLTD; the protein is encoded by the coding sequence ATGAAACACTCAACAGATAACAGAAAGCTCACTGCCCTGCGGAAACGCAGGCCTTACCTGGCGAAAGCTCAGGGCGGATTCACGCTCGTTGAGATGCTGGTGTCTGTTGCGCTGGTTCTGCTGATGATGGTGATGTTCACTGAGATCTTCCAGATTGCAACCAGCTCGATTACGGTTCAGCGTGGCCTTTCGGAAAACGATCAACGAGCCCGGATGCTGACGACACTGATTCAGTCCGACCTGAATAAGCGAACCTTTCAAAATGTAATCCCTTTTTCCCCTGCCGAAAAACCAACGGCATTCAGACTCAGTGATTTTACGGATCGTAAAGGCTATCTGATGATTTCAGAAAACGATCCGGACAACGACACAGATGACCTGATTCAGTTCACTGCCGACGCCAATATTACGTCTAAACTTCTGGATACAACCCCCTATTACGGGAAAGCATCCGTGTTGGGGGGAGACATTCTGGCTCATCCCAATCAACCAGAAACAGATGATGCCAAGATCGTTGCCGATGGGACCTCGATCTCGCCTTATGCTGAAATCTGTTATTTCATGCGGGGCGGAAATTTGTATCGACGCACACTATTGATTCGCAAACCACTCGATCTGGAAACCACCAACTCCTCGCAACCTCAGACAGCAGGCGGACAGGAGTTCTTCGATCCAGCCAACAGTTTATATAGCGCCGGTACATACACATCCGGTAATTTCTGGGATGACTTTGATTTTTCCGTCTATCGTTCTGGAACGCCAACCGCCTATGCCAACTTTCATGATGTCAAATCGTTGGATAATACAACACTTGAATCACAAAATTTTTCGCTGGGACGTACCCGTTTCCGCTTTGGTTTTAACCATGCCACTGGCTTACCACGCGAGTATGTCGATGATGTTGATGGATATGCTCAATATATCGGTCGGTTTACGCATCAGGAAACATCACATCCCGATTTCCAGTACCCACAGGCACCCTCTAACGTCAGCGGTAGTGCGAATCCAATGAACCCCAGTTCAAGTCTGACTTTGAACCGCAATACCAATGTAGTCAGCCAGTATGCCTCCGCCGCCGGTTCTCGTCGTTCGGAAGACCTCGTGCTTTCCAATGTGGTGGCCTTTGATATTAAACTGTTTGATGAAGGGTTAGGTCAGTTTACTGATATCGGTAGTTCGATTGCCGTCGATTACGCGAGCAGTGCCACTCCCGCTTATCAGAACAACAACCCTGTCAATGCGTTTTCCACCAACATCTATGATACCTGGCATATCGAATATGACCTCGACAATGCCGACGGGGATGGCAATCACGCTACAGGTCAGGACGTACCTCCTTTCAAGCCAGTCGATGGCTCCGGGAACCCAAGGGCCTTAAAAGCAATTCAGATTACAATTCGTTATATCGATGTCACATCGGAACAGTTACGACAAATGACAATCATTCATCCGTTAAGCAATCTGCTGACGGATTAA
- a CDS encoding type II secretion system F family protein, translating to MPVYQYEAMDNTGLEVKDTIEAPSEEEAQTLIKEKGFFVTKIAEKGRGKKQKKGAGKKGGGGGKKGGGAKKGGFSIGGVRSKQLTTFTRQLSTLQDAGLPILRSLRILEAQAKPGPLKASLDGVIEDIESGNTLSEAMAKQPKCFDNLYVNMVKAGEAGGALEIILQRLAEFKERAQSLKKKVQGAMIYPVAVITVASLIVGFIMYWIIPKFKKIFLDFGTELPGITLLLMSMSDIVVSYFYLFPAIPLALWIFIKIVKKNKKGAFIVDWIALRIPLLGKIISKSVTARTCRTLGTLISSGVPILEAIIIARDTAGNMVFQKAFDTIYAAIREGETMAVPLREARIVDDIVVNMVDVGEETGALDNMLYKVADVYDEEVAVLVDALVSLLEPLMVIVLGLIVGFIVIALFMPLIKLLNDLS from the coding sequence ATGCCGGTTTATCAATATGAGGCAATGGATAATACAGGACTTGAGGTAAAAGATACCATCGAAGCTCCTTCTGAAGAAGAGGCCCAGACACTCATTAAGGAGAAGGGCTTTTTCGTCACGAAAATCGCCGAAAAAGGTCGAGGAAAAAAACAGAAGAAGGGAGCCGGCAAAAAAGGGGGCGGCGGTGGCAAGAAAGGTGGCGGTGCCAAAAAAGGGGGCTTCTCCATCGGCGGCGTTCGCTCCAAACAACTGACCACTTTCACACGTCAGCTTTCCACCCTGCAGGACGCCGGCTTGCCGATCTTAAGAAGCCTGCGGATTCTGGAAGCCCAAGCCAAGCCCGGCCCGCTTAAAGCCTCGCTGGATGGCGTGATTGAAGATATTGAATCCGGAAACACGCTCTCCGAAGCAATGGCCAAGCAGCCCAAGTGCTTTGATAACCTGTACGTCAACATGGTGAAAGCAGGGGAGGCCGGCGGTGCTCTCGAAATCATTCTGCAACGTCTGGCAGAATTCAAAGAGCGTGCACAGAGTTTGAAAAAGAAAGTGCAGGGGGCCATGATCTATCCGGTCGCGGTGATCACCGTTGCCAGTTTGATCGTCGGTTTCATTATGTACTGGATCATTCCGAAGTTCAAAAAGATCTTTCTCGATTTCGGTACCGAACTGCCTGGGATCACCCTGCTGCTGATGTCCATGAGTGATATCGTCGTCTCCTACTTCTATCTCTTCCCGGCGATACCCCTGGCACTCTGGATCTTTATCAAAATTGTCAAGAAGAATAAGAAGGGGGCGTTCATCGTCGACTGGATTGCCCTGCGCATACCGTTATTAGGCAAGATCATCAGTAAGTCGGTGACGGCACGAACCTGTCGAACGTTGGGGACATTAATCTCCTCCGGGGTGCCGATTCTGGAAGCCATCATCATCGCCCGCGATACTGCGGGGAACATGGTTTTCCAGAAAGCATTCGACACAATTTACGCCGCCATTCGCGAAGGGGAAACGATGGCCGTTCCACTCCGCGAGGCACGGATTGTCGATGATATCGTGGTCAACATGGTGGACGTTGGTGAAGAGACCGGTGCCCTCGATAACATGCTCTATAAAGTCGCCGACGTGTACGACGAAGAAGTTGCGGTGCTCGTGGATGCGTTGGTGAGTTTGCTGGAACCGTTGATGGTGATCGTGCTTGGTCTGATTGTGGGTTTCATCGTGATTGCCCTCTTCATGCCTTTGATCAAACTACTCAACGACCTTTCGTAG
- a CDS encoding pilus assembly FimT family protein, whose translation MPTRCTGSSGVRTRSGFTLVELLVVISILAILVVMTVTSINFAISTDLTRSASRQVQSYLAGARDRAIYAKEPRGVRFILDPNNPTAVTSMVYIAPSPDWTQGVIRLERIDRITPLDGVPDTIMNVRGGGTDWRFLYERGQIKNGTRIKIPGDDSGSWYTIDLPNSPISKPSTPPGAYDPNNDEVLRLTTAYRDAGTSEPDEVIAFTPGSGPSTYLLELPPVVLSGEEPTLLPNNAGIDLDRSLLPPSWRPPVNLNHVNLGDDMQPGKAGIDDNSSGGADDVAELLWPGTDDFRIYSSQLDLMFSPRGSVLGSEASSGKIHFLIDTLENIQASWQRDTVYAEGAVVQLPPRGSYEYMPYDRSYICTKGGTSGPSASVFTSTAANGPRETGAIFTTDGSVEWEVLLNSSPSLLTIFTRTGSINAYPMAFDDIANTPPDVFYYAETGEAAK comes from the coding sequence TTGCCAACACGTTGCACGGGGTCATCCGGTGTCCGTACTCGGTCCGGCTTTACGCTTGTGGAACTTCTGGTCGTGATTTCGATCCTGGCGATCCTCGTCGTGATGACGGTCACTTCGATCAACTTTGCCATTTCCACCGATTTAACCCGTAGCGCCTCACGTCAGGTACAATCCTATCTCGCAGGCGCCCGCGATCGGGCCATCTACGCCAAAGAACCCCGGGGCGTCCGTTTTATTCTTGATCCGAATAACCCAACCGCAGTTACCAGTATGGTCTATATCGCTCCCAGTCCCGACTGGACTCAGGGAGTCATTCGCCTGGAACGCATTGATAGAATTACTCCATTAGACGGGGTTCCTGACACCATCATGAATGTGCGCGGGGGAGGAACTGACTGGAGATTTTTGTATGAACGTGGACAAATCAAAAATGGAACGCGCATCAAAATTCCCGGAGATGATAGTGGCTCCTGGTATACCATTGATTTGCCTAATTCCCCCATTTCCAAGCCCAGTACACCACCGGGGGCCTATGATCCCAATAACGATGAAGTGCTGCGGTTGACCACAGCCTATCGTGACGCTGGTACTTCAGAGCCGGATGAAGTTATCGCTTTCACTCCCGGAAGTGGTCCTTCCACTTATCTGCTGGAACTACCTCCGGTGGTACTCTCAGGTGAAGAACCCACACTGTTGCCCAACAATGCGGGCATCGATCTGGATCGTTCGCTTCTGCCCCCCAGTTGGCGCCCCCCAGTTAACTTGAATCACGTTAACCTGGGCGATGATATGCAGCCCGGAAAAGCAGGCATCGACGACAATTCCAGTGGCGGCGCTGATGATGTCGCTGAACTCTTATGGCCGGGGACGGACGATTTCCGCATCTATTCCAGCCAGCTTGACCTGATGTTTTCACCTCGAGGTTCAGTTCTGGGTAGCGAAGCCAGCAGTGGTAAAATTCATTTTTTAATCGATACGCTCGAAAACATCCAAGCTTCCTGGCAGAGAGATACGGTCTATGCCGAAGGAGCTGTGGTACAGCTTCCCCCACGGGGCTCATATGAATACATGCCTTACGACAGGTCTTATATTTGTACGAAAGGAGGCACCAGCGGTCCCAGTGCCTCAGTATTTACAAGTACAGCCGCTAACGGCCCTCGTGAAACGGGGGCAATATTTACGACCGATGGTTCGGTCGAATGGGAAGTCCTTTTAAATTCAAGTCCTTCACTGTTGACGATATTTACACGCACTGGGAGTATCAATGCATACCCGATGGCCTTTGATGACATAGCGAATACTCCACCAGATGTCTTTTATTATGCGGAAACCGGGGAGGCAGCCAAATGA